One stretch of Actinomycetota bacterium DNA includes these proteins:
- a CDS encoding divalent metal cation transporter — MTTGTSRRSRGAGPETPTTKTRNGRASRSRARVDTTRASSGPLWRQYLRALGPGLVTGASDDDPSGIATYAQAGAKVGFGLLWSALITLPLMSAVQEMCDRTALTTGKGLGELAVKRFKRRGRSVINILGAALIVANALNIAADLLAVGGGMNLLHAGPAVVWALIGGVAVTAAVMAGSFEWLARVFKVLCAALLAYMAVLVLAHPNWMSVASHTLIPHIEFSSDYLALLVAVLGTTISPYLFFWQSAHRLEELRDEPANGDRATPLKERSHRGARAKRRTARLDVFSGMAFSNLVMFAIMVATAQTLARHGQNDIQGAAQAAQALKPVAGSFAEELFAFGFIGSGMLAVPVLAGAGAAGMAGLLHKRWGFSRSLRQAPVFYGLVALGTIGGTALSLLHVNPIRLLVIVALINGIAAAPFLVVILLIANDSKLMGKRRNGRAANVLCWITAGLMSAAALTLLVTGGGL; from the coding sequence ATGACGACCGGCACCAGCCGGCGCTCTCGCGGTGCGGGGCCCGAGACGCCAACGACGAAGACCCGGAATGGTCGGGCGAGCCGCTCCCGCGCTCGGGTCGACACCACTCGAGCATCGAGCGGCCCGTTGTGGCGACAGTATCTGCGCGCCCTCGGCCCGGGGCTCGTGACTGGTGCGTCCGACGACGACCCGTCAGGCATCGCCACCTACGCCCAAGCGGGCGCGAAGGTCGGGTTCGGGTTGTTGTGGTCCGCCCTGATCACGCTTCCGTTGATGAGCGCAGTGCAGGAGATGTGCGACCGCACCGCGCTCACCACCGGGAAGGGCCTCGGCGAACTCGCGGTCAAGCGCTTCAAGCGGCGTGGGCGGTCGGTGATCAACATCCTCGGAGCCGCGCTCATCGTCGCCAACGCCCTGAACATCGCGGCGGATCTGTTGGCGGTGGGCGGCGGCATGAACCTGCTCCACGCCGGCCCCGCGGTGGTGTGGGCCTTGATCGGCGGCGTCGCGGTGACGGCGGCGGTGATGGCAGGCTCGTTCGAGTGGTTGGCCAGGGTGTTCAAAGTGCTGTGCGCGGCGCTGCTCGCCTATATGGCCGTGCTCGTGCTGGCCCATCCCAACTGGATGAGCGTGGCCAGCCACACCCTCATTCCCCACATCGAGTTCTCAAGCGACTACCTGGCACTGCTGGTGGCGGTGCTCGGGACCACGATCTCGCCATATCTCTTCTTCTGGCAGAGCGCCCACCGGCTCGAAGAGCTGCGGGACGAGCCCGCCAACGGCGACCGTGCCACGCCGCTGAAGGAGCGCAGCCACCGTGGGGCCCGGGCCAAGCGACGCACCGCCCGCCTCGACGTGTTCAGCGGCATGGCCTTCTCCAACCTGGTGATGTTCGCCATCATGGTGGCAACCGCCCAAACCTTGGCTCGTCACGGCCAAAACGACATCCAAGGCGCGGCCCAGGCCGCGCAGGCACTCAAGCCCGTCGCCGGCAGCTTCGCCGAGGAACTCTTCGCCTTCGGTTTCATCGGCTCGGGAATGCTCGCGGTGCCGGTCCTCGCCGGTGCCGGCGCGGCGGGTATGGCGGGACTGCTCCACAAGCGGTGGGGGTTCTCCCGCTCGCTGCGCCAGGCCCCCGTGTTCTACGGACTTGTCGCGCTGGGCACGATCGGCGGGACGGCGCTGAGCTTGCTGCACGTCAACCCGATCCGCCTGCTGGTCATCGTCGCCCTCATCAACGGCATCGCTGCCGCGCCATTCCTCGTGGTCATCCTGTTGATCGCCAATGACTCGAAGCTGATGGGCAAGCGCCGTAACGGCCGGGCCGCCAATGTCTTGTGTTGGATCACCGCGGGCCTCATGAGCGCGGCGGCGCTGACGCTGCTCGTCACCGGGGGTGGACTTTAG
- a CDS encoding CinA family protein has product MLRRREEHAGVAESLTGGQLVACLARGDNAADWLRGGLVAYQPGVKRAALGVTPGPVVTEQTATQMAAGVAELLAADLSIAVTGIGGPDAEEGLPAGTVWLAVRYQDVTSTRLLHLQGDPSAICDQTCARALDLAYDVLAALNAIGGPH; this is encoded by the coding sequence ATGCTTCGCCGACGCGAGGAACACGCGGGCGTGGCCGAGTCGCTCACCGGTGGCCAACTCGTGGCGTGCCTCGCGAGAGGCGACAACGCTGCTGACTGGCTGCGTGGCGGGCTGGTTGCCTACCAGCCCGGGGTCAAGCGCGCCGCCCTGGGGGTGACGCCGGGCCCCGTCGTCACGGAGCAGACGGCGACCCAGATGGCTGCCGGGGTGGCCGAATTGCTGGCCGCAGATCTGAGTATCGCCGTCACCGGGATAGGTGGCCCTGACGCCGAGGAGGGCCTGCCAGCGGGAACAGTATGGCTGGCGGTCCGTTACCAAGATGTCACCTCCACCCGGTTGCTCCACCTCCAAGGCGATCCGAGCGCGATTTGCGACCAGACCTGCGCTCGGGCGCTTGACCTGGCGTACGACGTCCTCGCGGCGCTGAACGCGATCGGTGGCCCGCACTGA
- a CDS encoding DUF3147 family protein, which translates to MTREPLEPQAGNPIMGFRPQKLHDVKFSDLAIRFAFGAGVSTGAAVVGRSFGPAIGGMFLAFPAILPASLTLLEQKHGAEAAAHDARGAVLGSVGLVSFALVAALLFRRVSAAVVLAGATAGWVVVSLGLYLAVAAWRHHYRGRQHEILRPTARTRPEQLARR; encoded by the coding sequence GTGACTCGCGAGCCGCTCGAGCCTCAAGCCGGCAACCCGATCATGGGCTTTCGGCCCCAGAAGCTGCACGATGTGAAGTTCTCCGACCTGGCCATCCGGTTCGCGTTTGGTGCTGGGGTGTCGACCGGGGCGGCGGTCGTCGGCCGGTCGTTCGGCCCGGCGATCGGCGGGATGTTTCTGGCCTTTCCAGCAATTCTCCCCGCCTCGCTGACGCTGCTCGAGCAGAAGCACGGCGCCGAAGCGGCCGCGCACGACGCCCGGGGCGCGGTGCTGGGGAGTGTGGGATTGGTGAGCTTTGCCCTCGTCGCTGCCCTGCTGTTCAGGCGGGTCAGTGCCGCCGTCGTGCTGGCCGGGGCGACCGCGGGCTGGGTCGTGGTGTCCCTGGGCCTCTACCTCGCCGTAGCCGCGTGGCGCCACCACTACCGCGGCCGGCAGCACGAGATTCTTCGGCCGACAGCCCGAACCCGACCAGAGCAACTCGCGCGGCGGTGA
- a CDS encoding DUF3147 family protein, translating to MRELVLTGIKALNGGLFVVGFALLGETAVPKRFAGLFSAAPSIALANLTVIVIAKGHADAQRQATGMIVGALAMAVACAVGVVLVRRYRARRGSVALCGLWLGLAEVGYLWVLR from the coding sequence ATGCGCGAGCTCGTGTTGACGGGGATAAAGGCGCTGAACGGGGGCCTGTTCGTCGTCGGGTTCGCGCTCCTCGGCGAGACCGCGGTGCCCAAGCGCTTCGCCGGGCTGTTCTCCGCGGCGCCGTCGATCGCGTTGGCCAACCTGACGGTGATCGTGATCGCCAAGGGCCACGCGGATGCACAACGCCAAGCCACCGGGATGATCGTGGGCGCCCTCGCCATGGCGGTTGCGTGCGCCGTCGGAGTCGTGTTGGTTCGGCGCTATCGGGCCCGCCGCGGTTCGGTTGCGCTCTGTGGCCTCTGGCTGGGTCTCGCCGAAGTGGGCTACCTCTGGGTGTTGCGGTGA
- a CDS encoding hemerythrin domain-containing protein, with the protein MPDVIALLETDHREVEDLFSKAEDNTGAAKAQVVAKIATELTLHAEVEESLVYPAMREAGLDDMVDEAEQEHQQMKELVAQLQAADGASSEVDGIVAELKANVVHHVEEEEGEVFPKFRASVDQSTLDGLGERVEAAKARANA; encoded by the coding sequence ATGCCGGATGTCATCGCACTGCTGGAAACCGACCACCGTGAGGTAGAAGATCTCTTCTCCAAGGCTGAGGACAACACCGGCGCGGCCAAGGCCCAAGTGGTGGCCAAGATCGCTACCGAGCTCACGCTGCACGCAGAGGTCGAGGAGTCCCTCGTGTACCCGGCGATGCGCGAAGCCGGCCTCGACGACATGGTCGACGAGGCAGAGCAAGAGCACCAGCAGATGAAGGAGCTTGTCGCTCAACTCCAGGCAGCCGATGGCGCCTCCTCCGAGGTTGATGGCATCGTGGCGGAGCTGAAGGCGAACGTGGTCCACCACGTCGAGGAGGAAGAAGGCGAGGTGTTTCCGAAGTTCCGCGCCTCGGTCGACCAGTCCACGCTTGACGGGCTCGGGGAGCGCGTCGAGGCGGCCAAGGCGCGCGCGAACGCGTAA
- a CDS encoding UdgX family uracil-DNA binding protein (This protein belongs to the uracil DNA glycosylase superfamily, members of which act in excision repair of DNA. However, it belongs more specifically to UdgX branch, whose founding member was found to bind uracil in DNA (where it does not belong), without cleaving it, appears to promote DNA repair by a pathway involving RecA, rather than base excision.), producing the protein MRRRSLRSTESAESCLPARRAVHAAIAMTEFHRASTVSALADQAAECRACDLWERATQVVFGAGPPGARLLLVGEQPGDEEDRAGAPFVGPAGRLLDDAIDAADLDRASLYVTNAVKHFKWTPRGKRRIHQKPNRTEIVACRPWLAAELVAVDPDVVVTLGATAGQALLGPSFRVGTARGTELELEGRPVVATIHPSAVLRDRNPDRRQVAFDGLVSDLRRAQGLLR; encoded by the coding sequence ATCCGCCGACGGAGCCTCCGATCGACTGAATCGGCTGAGAGTTGTCTGCCTGCTCGGCGGGCTGTTCACGCGGCGATAGCGATGACCGAGTTCCATCGGGCATCGACGGTGTCTGCCTTGGCCGATCAGGCGGCCGAGTGCCGTGCATGCGACCTGTGGGAACGGGCGACCCAGGTCGTCTTCGGCGCCGGTCCGCCCGGGGCGCGACTGCTGCTGGTCGGTGAACAGCCCGGCGACGAGGAGGACCGGGCCGGGGCACCGTTCGTCGGCCCGGCCGGCCGGCTGCTGGATGATGCCATCGACGCTGCCGACCTCGACCGGGCCAGCCTGTATGTGACCAACGCCGTGAAGCACTTCAAGTGGACGCCTCGCGGCAAGCGGCGAATCCACCAGAAGCCGAACCGGACCGAGATCGTGGCCTGCCGCCCGTGGCTCGCCGCGGAACTTGTCGCCGTCGACCCCGACGTCGTGGTGACTCTCGGCGCGACCGCCGGCCAGGCGCTGCTGGGTCCCTCGTTCCGGGTTGGGACCGCACGCGGCACCGAACTGGAACTCGAGGGCCGTCCCGTCGTAGCCACCATCCATCCCTCCGCCGTGCTGCGGGACCGCAACCCCGACCGGCGCCAGGTTGCATTCGACGGACTCGTGTCGGATCTGCGTCGAGCGCAGGGTCTGCTGCGGTGA
- a CDS encoding PRC-barrel domain containing protein, with protein MRLSDLLERAVVDQHGRNWGQVHDVYLVQDGPVSATAAAFRIHGLIAGRGTFGTQLGYVGRPGYEHDQETRGPWVLKALVRRLQRRAVYVPWTDVVEVGDHQVIVRSPPNGFDRANSGAPSSP; from the coding sequence ATGCGCCTCAGTGATCTGCTCGAACGCGCCGTCGTCGACCAGCACGGGCGTAACTGGGGACAGGTCCACGACGTCTATCTGGTTCAAGATGGCCCGGTCAGCGCGACCGCCGCCGCGTTTCGCATCCACGGCCTGATTGCCGGGCGGGGGACATTCGGGACTCAGCTCGGCTACGTGGGACGTCCCGGCTATGAACATGATCAAGAGACACGCGGACCATGGGTCCTCAAGGCACTCGTGCGTCGGTTGCAGCGACGCGCGGTGTATGTCCCTTGGACTGATGTCGTCGAAGTTGGCGACCACCAAGTGATCGTGAGGTCCCCGCCGAACGGATTCGATCGAGCGAATTCTGGCGCGCCCTCATCTCCGTGA
- a CDS encoding low affinity iron permease family protein: protein MPSEVSARVGFFDRFAGWSALIASRAYFFAFCVLLIVLWAPSYFFIRNVDTWQLIINTATTIITFLMVALLQNSQTRSDQAIQHKLNAITDGLSDLMRHLIEGHDETDLRTDMIELRDAVGLETHESTTNNRQAG from the coding sequence ATGCCGAGCGAAGTCTCGGCCCGGGTTGGATTCTTCGATCGCTTCGCGGGATGGTCGGCCCTGATCGCCAGTCGGGCCTATTTCTTCGCCTTTTGCGTACTCCTGATCGTCCTGTGGGCGCCATCCTATTTCTTCATCCGAAATGTCGATACCTGGCAGCTAATCATCAACACCGCGACGACCATCATCACATTCCTGATGGTTGCACTTCTCCAGAACAGCCAGACACGAAGCGATCAGGCCATTCAGCACAAGCTCAATGCCATTACCGACGGCCTGTCTGATCTCATGCGCCATCTCATCGAGGGACACGACGAGACTGATTTGCGTACGGACATGATCGAACTGCGAGACGCGGTGGGGCTTGAGACGCACGAGAGCACGACCAATAACCGGCAAGCCGGATGA